GTCCTTAATCTCGTTTTTTCCTCTCTTTATTTAAGTACCTCGAAAAAGTTCTCTCGGCCCTGGAAAACTTTTGTTCATCATTAAGCGTTTCTTCTACGTTTTTCGCAGTCTCTCTCTTAATTAAGTCCACTCACGAGTTGTTCTTTACGAAGACTACAGTTACCCCTCTATTATAAATGCGATTGGTACGACTAAAGGTGGCGAAAAAGGCCAGGCTATCAATGACAAACGAATTATTCCCTTCacgctctccctctctcgctcgctttgCTCTAACGTATAAGTTTGCACGTAACGTTCCTTCCTTTCCCATCCCGTCGAAAAATACGTATTATTATTTTGGTGCGACGCTCCTTCAAAAATTTACATCTACACACAGATGCATCTCCTTTGCTAAACGTCTCTGTCCATGTGTCTGCCGTCTGTTCGTTCGtccgtttctctctctctctctctctctctctctctctctctctctctctctctctctctctctctcactcactgtctctttcgctcgctcgctctctctctctttctctgttacTGCTTATCGTCATTCGCCCTCTTCTACTCCGTCCACTCCTCGCAGTCTTCCCTGTCTTCTTCTTACCTCGCTTTAAATGTACAGGAAGATAAGAGCTTACTCTTTAGACAACAGCGATAACGCGGTATCGTCCTCGCCGACTCGCGCCGCTGAAAACTCGTCGGATCGTTTTGAAAGGTTTTCGAGACGGTTCGTTGAAGAACATGACGGGGACTCGTGGACATCGGAGTGTATAGTTATTTACAAACAGGCGGTTAGGGCAAGTATAACGTTTAGGATGTATCGCGACTTGTGGCACCGGCGAAAAGGGGACGATATCTCGCTCGGAAATACGTGCTACCAATTTCTTTCCTTTGTCTTTCACATTTTCTGCTCGTTTTTTGGCGAGAAATCATCCCCCTTTTGGTTGTACAAGGAACTGCGGGCCTCCCCGTGAAATAGAGGACAGTGAACTTAGAAAAGCATAGTTAGATCTAGATCAATGGTCTTCAAAGTTTTGTCCTTTTTAGATGGACCATTGCTAAGAATGCATACACTAGGGTCAAAGTTGCCTCTAATATGTTTAACACTCGAATCTTTGCAACACAGATTACAGATTgtctattattgttattgtaaaTCGTTGGAGCAACAGCGGGCGATTTCTTTGGTCTACACGCGACGTAGAAACTTCTTAAAAACACGACGAGAACTACGAAAGATGATCAGCACGCGCACGAGGTagagttttcttcttcttctccttcttctttgtTTTGTGTGACTAATCGTCGCCGATAGAAtggaaatatgaaaaagaaGATATCTATCTTACATTAACACGTCCAGAATCGAGAAGCAATCGAATCAATACAATTTACACCCAATTACAAGAAAGACAGTAAATTTCATACATATCTCCCACGCTCTTCTGTCTCTTccccctcctcttcctcctcctcctcctccaatcTTCCTCATCCTCATTGTGTCGTTTCTCTTTAATTCACTTGCTTTTCATTAAACGGAGAGTCACTTTGGTTCGTATCACGAAAGGAGACTATTCACAGGAACATTACTTTTCAACATCCTTAACTCTTAGCTTCTGCGCCGGAGGACAATAATAACAAACGCCTCCTGGTTAACGAATTCTAGCCATGTACgcgcgggaattttttttcaatagaatCACTCCGCGACCAAGGCGCGAAAGAAACGTACGCAAATTCATCTCAGTGTTTTTTTCTCGTAGCTTAATCACACAACCTTTACAAGTgtatcatattttttttgtttgtttgtttgtttataatttataataaattgcaGGCATTCTCACGCGTCACGACAGAGCACACCGAAAGATGATATATAAACCTGTCATTCTGAAAACAAGGTGAAGCGATTTTGTACTAAAGTGCAGCGATATAATATTATACTTTTAATGAATTGTCTACGTAATGTACAATTTTTTGGGTACGTTTTTTTACATGCACCGTGACAAGGTATGGTCGGCCCGTACGACAGACAAGTTGATTTTagtatacatgcatacatacatatatttatatatattatatatatatatatatttatatattatatatatatatatatacacacacacacacacatatgtaTGCATATATCTCTTTCCTCGTTTCTTTCCCTCTTCTATCTCCTCCGTTCTCGATATCTGTTATTTCTTCGCCGTGTATTCGGCTTCTATCGATCGTCCGTTTTTAATCATCCAGTACTCCTTCGATTCGAGGTATGATACTACAATTTACAAGGATCGTCCCGATTACAAAGATAAGGTTCTAAGTTTATCGAGAAGCGTTACGCGGAAAGGCAAAAGTTCAATGCGTGTCTTACTACGTTAATTCACCGAACGAGATCTATGGTCTATTCGTCTACTCAGTCTGACCACACCGTGTAAGAACGTGGAATAGTATCATCATGATAGATACAGTAGAGACAGAATTATAAATTCAGGCTCTTCAGTTTGCGAGGGATCTATCAACAATCGGATACATTCTATTTTCTCTTTCGTTTTTTCTCTCTCACTCTACCTCCAGcattctttctccctttcttatCCATCCGCTTCCTTTTCCTTTCACTCGTATTTCTCTCTTATTCTTCCCCTCGACTCGCTTATTCCTCGCCACAAACCTTATCTCTTGACTAGATTGCGTCTCTAATATTCTTAACGATTTAATCTAAGTCTGCCATTCATTATAATCTGTACCTTACATCTAGGTATCGTAATAACATCTAGTGGTAAAAGGATGATCTATTCTCGTCGAGAACCGCTAATGAATCGTTTCGTTTCGTCCTCTCTCCCTTGCAAATCGTATTTACCTCGCGAGCGATTGCCTCGCGATTAACATTCTTTGCCTATACAGAAGATAGGCACACACCGAGTTACGGGGATGCCAGAAAAGTTTCTCCTCCATCCAACAACTCTCATGTTTGTTTGCTACTATATGAATATTTACAAGCTTGTTATTTTTATGGATCGTCGAGGCCGACCCGAGCGAACTCCGAGCGATTCGGTTCCTTCGATGCGCCTCCTCTCGTTCTTGCTATCGTCGGATTTACAGGTCCGCGGCTTCGTCCTCAGAACGTCCGAGGGGAGCGATGCGTTCGACAATCCGGGAActctcttcctcctccgcctATTCCTCTGCGGTCCGACTGGATTGGATTGCGCGCCGCAGGGACAAGCGTACCATTACGTTAGAACACGCGATGCTCCGGCGAGCCTTCGAACGCTAGGACTACCTTTTCTTCCCCACCTGTTTCGAAGACAGTCGTTTCTTTAATCTCGAATGATCTGACTTGACGGACTTCTTCTTCGGTCTCTCCGGGGACCCGTTGCAGCAGGCGCACCCCTTCTTAACGTGGCCGCGCAAGCTGGATCGTCTGGCTCGACAGTCTGGCTCGACCAAAGCGATGTTGCTTCCCTCGTCGTCCGACGGCTCGGACGCTTTATCGCTGGAGACTATCATCGAGTCCTGGAGCGATTCGTTCGCCTTGATGCGCTTCGAGAAGCTGCCCTTGTGATGATCCGATCGATTCAGCATCACTCTGGTGTTCACTTGCACCTTGtccttcttttttaaataattgcaaCGCCGCTCGCTCGTCAGGGACTTGAGGCTCTGCACGCTATCGTCCAGGCCGTTGCTCAGAGCGTTCTCCTCCGGCTGACTGCCTATCGATTCGCTTATGCTGGAATCCTCCTCGTCGCTGCTCGACCTCGTCCTCTCGGACATCGGGCTCTCCCACGACAAGTAATCCATCCTGGTCACCTTCGACGGTATTCGCTTCTTATTGGTGTAGGTGTACTTATGAGTCGACAGCATCGGGCCAGCGATCGGCGAAAGCGGCGAAGGTATGGTGACGTCGGCGGTGGTACCGCTTAGCAAAGTCAAACTCTCGTCGCCAGAACTAGCCGCTGATGCGTTATTCACGTTGATGGTCGGTGGCAGGGATTCCGAATCCAAGTCAATGTCCAGCTTCATGTTCGACGGAATGTTGGATACTCTGCTCGGCGAGCCCTCTTTCGAGCCGTTCCTTGAGGCGATCTTCGCTCGATCGATGTCCTTCAACGAATCGTTCTCCAACGAGCCCAAGTTCGTCGGCGAGAGCCTCGAGATATCTGAGTTGCTGTTCGACGCATCGTCCTGGCTCAAGTTGTCCAGGGTCAAGCGCATGTGCTTCGCCGGATTCTCCAGATGCAGGTCCTCCGCCTTGTTCCTTTTCGACCTCTTCGAGGAGTCCGTCGTCAAGGACCTCGTCCGCTGGCTGGTGGTGGTTCTCCTCCGTTCGTTCAGCTTGAAGTCTGCCACCGGACTGGCATCCCTGCTGCCGCTCGACGAGTCCAGGGACCGAAAATAGGAACCGCTGTACGACTTCATCCCGAGTGGCTGGCTGCAAGACGCATCCTGAGAGGAGTGATCGAACGATGGCGAGTGGTTCGTGTCGAAGAGTAAATCCGCCTCCGGGAACAAGTCGCTGGTACTCGGCTCGTCCACGCCCAAATCTTCGCACTCGTCGGACAAGCTTTTCTGTAGCCTCATCTCGCGCTCCGTTGCCGCCGCTTTCCTCTCCATCTTCTGCTGCAACAACTCTCGGTCTAGTCTAGGATTCAACGGTGTCTTCATCGCGTTACTTTTGTTCGAATACTGTTGAAACGGCTCCAGAGTGTGGTTCATGAAATACTTTTTCGTATTCGTCTGATAAATCTGTCCGCTCGCCATCTCGATACCCTGACCCTTGTTGATGATCTGCAGCACGCTCTGCACGTTCTCCGAATTGTCCGAGTATCTAGAGTTCAAGGGCTCCATGTTCAACGAGTTCGTAGACGCGGGAACGTATCGCCAGGGTGTGTCCGGTGAGACTTTACCCTCCGGTTCCCAAGCCTCTTGCAACCTCGCGTTTCCGTACAGCAATCCATTCCCGACTTTGCACGCCACGTCGATGCCCTCGTTCGACTGCTGCACCGGAGACTCTTGACTGTCAGAACTGCTCGGTCCGCCAGTCACCAAAAACTGTGCCGCGTTGTCGATGCCTCCCGACTGTTTgctcgactgaccgactgctaTCGTGGACATGGTATCTGAAAACAGAAATGCGTGTCGACGTTACTTATGGCTTCCAGGCGAGCTTCGAACTGTTGAAGCTGCTTGAAAGACAGGCTGTGAAGCAAGAGGAAAGAATGGGAAAGTCATGGTTATCATTTACCATTCTCTAATTGTCAGAAAGAATTCAGAACTTTGAAACGGTGGCCGGTCGACATACCCATAGCGTCGTCGATTTTTCTCTTCACCGTCTTTGGTGAGATGATCTTGGAACCGGCAATTATTTCCGTGGATACCTCCTTCGTGTCTttctgctgttgctgctgtggGGCGTCGTTCAGCATCGAGACGTCCGGCTGTGTGGCGAACGCGAGAGCGATCGTGGCACCAGGTTGAATGGAGATTGGCTTCTCGTTGTGAACCTGACTCTCCTGCGGTGACTTTTTCTCAGGCGTGTGAGCGATCGTTGCTGTCGGCGTCAGACACACCACGTTGTCTGACTTCAGTCCCGCGGGTGTCGACAGTTTGTGTATAGAGGAATTGAACAGTCTCGTGCCTTGAAGCGTCAAATTCGGATTACTTGTTATAACTCCACATATCTGTTGATTCTCAGAAACCTCGTTCAAATTCCGTTGAATCAGACCGATCGCAGAATTGCTCTTGTTCACGACGATCGCGTTCGTCGCGGGCTCAACGGCGACTCCACCCGTGACCGCGTCTGATTTCGTCATGGTCAGGTCACCGATGATGTTGCTCTTCTCTGTCGCTGCGTCTCCCGCGAACTGGCCAGTGTTTCCTGTTTGGGGGATCACCATCGAGGCGGTCTGAACGTTCTGCGCGGTGGTCAGAGCTTGACTGCCGGACAGAGTCTGCAGCGTTGGTATCTTCACTTGCTTCACCTGCGTCGGCTGCGAGATTATTTTCCCCGCTTGATTGAGAAAGGACTGAAGTACCAGAGTGTTCGAGACGCCGGTGTTTCCGGTTGTTCGAACCGTCGCAGGTACGGTCGCCAGAAGTTTCGATCCGCTGGAGACTATCGTGAACTGTTGCCCACCTTTCACCAGATTCATCGGCAAGATGTAATTGGTGCCTGGAACAAGGACAGCGGTGCTACCCATCTTCCCTGTAACCGATGCCAGAGCTTCGCTGACGCTCACGGAACTCGTCTGGACAGCCTCCTGAACGATCACCGCTCTCGGCTGACCGGATCCAGGCTCGGCAAATATCAGATTTCGCCTCTTCACGTTCAGCTCCACCCCGTCGTTGGAGTCGTTGGTGAGATTTCGGACTTCTGCGTTCGCGTCGGTGACGTTGCCAACGTTATTGGTGGGTTCCTCTGGAGCAGAGAATCCGGCTGGACTGTCTTGCACGTGCACGACACCGCTGGAAGAATCCTCGCTGCCCATAGTCCTGCCGAGGTCGTCGGTGCTAGGACTTAGTTCCGAGTTCTGCTGGCCGATCGGTTTCGTTTTGTTCGCGCTAGACTTCTTCCTTTTCGATGACTGACTAGGATTGGTCGGTGGATTGGATCTTCTCCTCGGAGCGGGCTTGTTGTTCAGGTCCGGAGAGTTTCGCAGCTGCTCCGCATACTCGTCCAAAATAGCGTAGATCCTCTGAGCGGTTTGCTCGTCCTCTTGAGGCTTCTGCTGCGGCTTCGGGATCGGCGATGCTTTCGACGTGTTCGTCGCGCTGGTTTTCACAGGCTTCGGCGCCGATTTCTTCACCGTTTTCGCGGAGGGTGGCGTGGGAGGCGTTTTCCCAGCGGAAGGTATAGGCGCAGGTGCTGGGGTGACGCACGGGCTGGAAGAACTCTGGGAAGTGACGCTTAAAGCTGGCGAAGCTGCGGGTTGACAGTAGCTGGTCACCACGACCACTGGTGTTGAATTCGGGGTCTTAGCAGCCCCGGCCCCTGTGTTCTGATTCACGTAAGCCAGTGAGACTTTCTGAGAGAACACGTCCGGTTGGAAGTTGATGGTATTGCCGTTGCTCGTAAAGTCGTTGTTGGCGGCTTGCTGCGTCGGCATCAGGAGCTGCTGGGCGAGGGCGCTGACGGAAacctgttgctgttgttgctgctgttgttgctgttgttgctgttgttgttgctgctgtttgGTAGCCTGCGTCTGTTGGGTGGTCGTTTGCGTTTGCACGGTAGTTGTGGCTGCGGTAGAAATCATCTGATGCGATTGCGGTTGGATCGTGCTCCTCTCTTTCACCTGCTCCAACACGCTTTCGAACTCCCTCAGCTGTTCTAGAGTGGTCGAGCTGACTTGGTTCGGTACTTCGATCGGGGAGCCGATCAAGCTGTCCGTTCTGACCGCCGGCGGTTGTTGCTGTTGcggctgttgctgttgctgctgctgctgctgctgctgctgctgctgcaacCTAGGGGTGGTCAAGACGGCCTGAATAGCCCCCGTGATGTTCTGCTGTCGCAACGGTGTGGTGGATCGAATAATGTTCAGCTTGACTACAGGCGTCCTCCCAGTTGGTATCGAGTTCGCGTGCGATATGGTGGGTATAATGTTCAACTGACTCGGGTTCGTGGTGGATATCGTTACGGGGATTTTGTGCGTGTATATCACACCCGGGGGAGCGTTCTGCACGCTCTGCACCAGCTGCGTCAGCGTCTGATTGGCGTTCGGGTTGGACGCCACGTTCGCGTTGTTTCCAGAGCTCTGAACGATATTCAGTATTTGCCTGCCCGTGGATAGCTGTAACGTGTTTGGAATGTTTGTGATCGACTGTACGTTGATTCCCGCCGACGGATTGGTTTGTTGCGCGTTAGGCACGGACGTCTGCACCGCCTTCGAGAGATTCGCCTTCTGAGGGGACGTCGACTGAATCAGGGTCTCCGACGTGGATCCCGCGACGCCGCTCGACCCGTCCGTCGAAAGGGTGTATATAGTTTTACCGAACGCCTGCTGAAACTTCGGCAAGCCAGCGTTTTGTCCGGACTGCGACGTTGATTTTGTGGACGTCAGCCTCTCGTACGTGCTTCTGCTCGCGTTCGTAGTGTTCTCGGAGCGTTGGTTCTGCCGCGAGAAACCACCGACGTTCCCGTCGTCCATATTCTGCAGATTGAGAACGTTCCTCTGATTAGACACGGCGTTCGGATTCACAGAGGCCAGCTGGTAAGTGCCATCCGGTTTGCAAACGATCTGCAGTTGCTCGGAGGATGAGATGGTTGTCGAGGCGACGACCGAGCTGATCGTGGTCGTGGTGGTGGTTGTGGTGGTGACAGCGGACGAGGGAGAGGGAGACTTTTTCGGTGACTGATTCGGTTGATTTCGACGGATAGGCATCGGTCTCGGGCTCGAGTCCGGTTCGAGTTGACTGGAGACGTTGGTGTTGGTCGAGGACGTCGGCGAGCTGTCGGGTGGTTGGTTCGCCTCCTCGCCTACGTCGGGAAGAGTCGACGACCTGGGAGGAGGTGTCTGACCGGCTGGACTCATACCAACACCGCTGTCGTGCCCCCCTGAGGAGGGCGTGCCAGGTAGCTGGATATTCCCAGCGACGCTTGGAGTCCTGTTCGGCCTCGGAGGAGTGTTGCCGCTGTTCACCGAACCCGAGTTCGGACTCTGTGGAATGTTTCTGGAGAGCTGGACGACGTTGACGGTGGGCTGCATCCTCGGCGGCACCATCATGTCCAGCGAGTTTAAACCTGGCACGTTCTTCGCCAGGATGTCCGAGTCTCTGACAGCCTTCGCGAGGATATCGAACTTCCGCTTACCCAGACTCGATTTCGAATTCAAGTCCCGCCCATCGGCGGAGGTTAAATCCGATTTGGCCGTGTTCGGTGGCCCGTTCCCCTTTTGCTTCTGATACGGGGATATCGCGTTCTTATTAGGAGAgaacggcatgttcttctggaTGTTCATGAGCTCGCTGGTGATGTCGCCACTGCTCAATCGTTGCTGCTTCTTGGATCGAATCAGCCTACCGTCCACCTCGTCCGCTCTTGTCAGCACGATCTTCGGGTTCAGGTTGAGCGTGCTGAGCATGGGGGCGAATTTCGACACGCTGCTcgcgttattttctaaattattattgTCCTTACTCTTATTCAACAAGTTTTTCTGTAGTATCTGAGCGATCCTCGTCGGCTTCTTCGAGTTCTGCGGCCTGAACATTCTTAAGGATTTAAGTACCGCCGGGTCGCTTCTTCTCTCGGTGATTATCAGCGGCGCGGCTGCCGTGTACGCCGAGCCTTTTATCGTCTCCCGTTTGTTCTCGTCCATGTCGGCGGAGAACAGGGTGATGATATCGTTGCTGCTCACATCGGAGCCACTCGCGTCCTCGTTCGTGTTCGCGTGTCGAACGTTCTCGTTCACTAGCATATGGAAATGCGAGACCGAATCGACGGTCAGCTTGGACGACTTGGAGCGTTTCTTGATCGTCTCCTTGCTGGAAGAGTTGCTCGGCTTCTTCTTCGTTTCCAGCCGACAGCCGTCGCTGCCGAGGCTGTCGGTTTGGCTGTCTTGCGTGTTGCTGTCGCTGTCGGAAACCGAGCTGACTCTGTTTCTGAAATGTTTTGGCTTACGCTCCGTGCTGTCATAGTCGCTCTCGGAGGACTCTAGCCTGTGGATCTTCCTCTGCCTTCCCGTTCTTCTTATGCGCAGCACGCTCCCGCTGTCCGAGTCGGTGGTGGTGGTGTCGTCGAGGCTCCTTCTGGTCGAGGACCTCTTGTAGCCTCCGGCAGGTTGAAAACTACCGAATTGCTCCGAGTTATCCGAAGGCAAATCGACCCACTGCTCGTAGCCCTTCTCGATCCCGAAAAAGATATCCTTCGTTTCGTCCTCCGAGGGCCAATCCTTGAATTGCGAGTAATCGATGTTCAGATACTTGAGTTCTTTGTTGGTGTTCCTCATCTCCTCGGCGTTCTCCAA
This portion of the Andrena cerasifolii isolate SP2316 chromosome 9, iyAndCera1_principal, whole genome shotgun sequence genome encodes:
- the LOC143372901 gene encoding uncharacterized protein LOC143372901 isoform X4, which encodes MAERLTLSFRQGLEATLSDSKKKYGDKVNALLSAWEHVTNFIPGATPEATQSLIEWAHKHTLKLVLRGEWPKLSPAPKTHLSVTLQRCASHLVQHPAAPRCTALIALVHNPWTHPALDSILNGQPDSEHEEEFCCSEKGELLTMRLKILCEDRCEDIAVNLAAACVRSLRRSDRLRSLSDSHHIHYMIDVYIVLLYKLKRTQDIFAQLKLMDLSDGLELVQRLSGERPTKYGTARVWRNSIKAAELVAQYLVTAGMVRPVPETGANILEQILSSWALLHSKLKDVAPTLPGMIRKLIEPAESAQHIYIFCAVLVKHFGDSIKPLVIELYIRALTTDMNELESQKAKSDKEKARETSKRLSAQFLRLADVVGSNIGIARECVLTAFSLHPTRACYDRIKEIAVACGKMKEDGSIAAENIVVSDKLKHVFESSHSNAGSVKNDSNTGKQCEGTNDGNEESSSTLCASSLAGSAPAVPTPTAAKKGIDFQNGLVSKTFQRTDQLLKSLLTTPKKGESANSTCDKCPLHPKRDPLIIGPLGELCFNCGEFTGNDLSRSKTPETKEAPKTATATTATTTRNVERTLDALILIQGDAVTGSANYDEKSVPNQVLDGEKLGLSPQLCDDLAVVLSSPRYHMLSWVLDWKELNSLCERYLENAEEMRNTNKELKYLNIDYSQFKDWPSEDETKDIFFGIEKGYEQWVDLPSDNSEQFGSFQPAGGYKRSSTRRSLDDTTTTDSDSGSVLRIRRTGRQRKIHRLESSESDYDSTERKPKHFRNRVSSVSDSDSNTQDSQTDSLGSDGCRLETKKKPSNSSSKETIKKRSKSSKLTVDSVSHFHMLVNENVRHANTNEDASGSDVSSNDIITLFSADMDENKRETIKGSAYTAAAPLIITERRSDPAVLKSLRMFRPQNSKKPTRIAQILQKNLLNKSKDNNNLENNASSVSKFAPMLSTLNLNPKIVLTRADEVDGRLIRSKKQQRLSSGDITSELMNIQKNMPFSPNKNAISPYQKQKGNGPPNTAKSDLTSADGRDLNSKSSLGKRKFDILAKAVRDSDILAKNVPGLNSLDMMVPPRMQPTVNVVQLSRNIPQSPNSGSVNSGNTPPRPNRTPSVAGNIQLPGTPSSGGHDSGVGMSPAGQTPPPRSSTLPDVGEEANQPPDSSPTSSTNTNVSSQLEPDSSPRPMPIRRNQPNQSPKKSPSPSSAVTTTTTTTTTISSVVASTTISSSEQLQIVCKPDGTYQLASVNPNAVSNQRNVLNLQNMDDGNVGGFSRQNQRSENTTNASRSTYERLTSTKSTSQSGQNAGLPKFQQAFGKTIYTLSTDGSSGVAGSTSETLIQSTSPQKANLSKAVQTSVPNAQQTNPSAGINVQSITNIPNTLQLSTGRQILNIVQSSGNNANVASNPNANQTLTQLVQSVQNAPPGVIYTHKIPVTISTTNPSQLNIIPTISHANSIPTGRTPVVKLNIIRSTTPLRQQNITGAIQAVLTTPRLQQQQQQQQQQQQQQPQQQQPPAVRTDSLIGSPIEVPNQVSSTTLEQLREFESVLEQVKERSTIQPQSHQMISTAATTTVQTQTTTQQTQATKQQQQQQQQQQQQQQQQQQVSVSALAQQLLMPTQQAANNDFTSNGNTINFQPDVFSQKVSLAYVNQNTGAGAAKTPNSTPVVVVTSYCQPAASPALSVTSQSSSSPCVTPAPAPIPSAGKTPPTPPSAKTVKKSAPKPVKTSATNTSKASPIPKPQQKPQEDEQTAQRIYAILDEYAEQLRNSPDLNNKPAPRRRSNPPTNPSQSSKRKKSSANKTKPIGQQNSELSPSTDDLGRTMGSEDSSSGVVHVQDSPAGFSAPEEPTNNVGNVTDANAEVRNLTNDSNDGVELNVKRRNLIFAEPGSGQPRAVIVQEAVQTSSVSVSEALASVTGKMGSTAVLVPGTNYILPMNLVKGGQQFTIVSSGSKLLATVPATVRTTGNTGVSNTLVLQSFLNQAGKIISQPTQVKQVKIPTLQTLSGSQALTTAQNVQTASMVIPQTGNTGQFAGDAATEKSNIIGDLTMTKSDAVTGGVAVEPATNAIVVNKSNSAIGLIQRNLNEVSENQQICGVITSNPNLTLQGTRLFNSSIHKLSTPAGLKSDNVVCLTPTATIAHTPEKKSPQESQVHNEKPISIQPGATIALAFATQPDVSMLNDAPQQQQQKDTKEVSTEIIAGSKIISPKTVKRKIDDAMDTMSTIAVGQSSKQSGGIDNAAQFLVTGGPSSSDSQESPVQQSNEGIDVACKVGNGLLYGNARLQEAWEPEGKVSPDTPWRYVPASTNSLNMEPLNSRYSDNSENVQSVLQIINKGQGIEMASGQIYQTNTKKYFMNHTLEPFQQYSNKSNAMKTPLNPRLDRELLQQKMERKAAATEREMRLQKSLSDECEDLGVDEPSTSDLFPEADLLFDTNHSPSFDHSSQDASCSQPLGMKSYSGSYFRSLDSSSGSRDASPVADFKLNERRRTTTSQRTRSLTTDSSKRSKRNKAEDLHLENPAKHMRLTLDNLSQDDASNSNSDISRLSPTNLGSLENDSLKDIDRAKIASRNGSKEGSPSRVSNIPSNMKLDIDLDSESLPPTINVNNASAASSGDESLTLLSGTTADVTIPSPLSPIAGPMLSTHKYTYTNKKRIPSKVTRMDYLSWESPMSERTRSSSDEEDSSISESIGSQPEENALSNGLDDSVQSLKSLTSERRCNYLKKKDKVQVNTRVMLNRSDHHKGSFSKRIKANESLQDSMIVSSDKASEPSDDEGSNIALVEPDCRARRSSLRGHVKKGCACCNGSPERPKKKSVKSDHSRLKKRLSSKQVGKKR
- the LOC143372901 gene encoding uncharacterized protein LOC143372901 isoform X2 gives rise to the protein MLVHSTEITCRFSTTDSSTHSASSTTLPRSSTTRRGLEATLSDSKKKYGDKVNALLSAWEHVTNFIPGATPEATQSLIEWAHKHTLKLVLRGEWPKLSPAPKTHLSVTLQRCASHLVQHPAAPRCTALIALVHNPWTHPALDSILNGQPDSEHEEEFCCSEKGELLTMRLKILCEDRCEDIAVNLAAACVRSLRRSDRLRSLSDSHHIHYMIDVYIVLLYKLKRTQDIFAQLKLMDLSDGLELVQRLSGERPTKYGTARVWRNSIKAAELVAQYLVTAGMVRPVPETGANILEQILSSWALLHSKLKDVAPTLPGMIRKLIEPAESAQHIYIFCAVLVKHFGDSIKPLVIELYIRALTTDMNELESQKAKSDKEKARETSKRLSAQFLRLADVVGSNIGIARECVLTAFSLHPTRACYDRIKEIAVACGKMKEDGSIAAENIVVSDKLKHVFESSHSNAGSVKNDSNTGKQCEGTNDGNEESSSTLCASSLAGSAPAVPTPTAAKKGIDFQNGLVSKTFQRTDQLLKSLLTTPKKGESANSTCDKCPLHPKRDPLIIGPLGELCFNCGEFTGNDLSRSKTPETKEAPKTATATTATTTRNVERTLDALILIQGDAVTGSANYDEKSVPNQVLDGEKLGLSPQLCDDLAVVLSSPRYHMLSWVLDWKELNSLCERYLENAEEMRNTNKELKYLNIDYSQFKDWPSEDETKDIFFGIEKGYEQWVDLPSDNSEQFGSFQPAGGYKRSSTRRSLDDTTTTDSDSGSVLRIRRTGRQRKIHRLESSESDYDSTERKPKHFRNRVSSVSDSDSNTQDSQTDSLGSDGCRLETKKKPSNSSSKETIKKRSKSSKLTVDSVSHFHMLVNENVRHANTNEDASGSDVSSNDIITLFSADMDENKRETIKGSAYTAAAPLIITERRSDPAVLKSLRMFRPQNSKKPTRIAQILQKNLLNKSKDNNNLENNASSVSKFAPMLSTLNLNPKIVLTRADEVDGRLIRSKKQQRLSSGDITSELMNIQKNMPFSPNKNAISPYQKQKGNGPPNTAKSDLTSADGRDLNSKSSLGKRKFDILAKAVRDSDILAKNVPGLNSLDMMVPPRMQPTVNVVQLSRNIPQSPNSGSVNSGNTPPRPNRTPSVAGNIQLPGTPSSGGHDSGVGMSPAGQTPPPRSSTLPDVGEEANQPPDSSPTSSTNTNVSSQLEPDSSPRPMPIRRNQPNQSPKKSPSPSSAVTTTTTTTTTISSVVASTTISSSEQLQIVCKPDGTYQLASVNPNAVSNQRNVLNLQNMDDGNVGGFSRQNQRSENTTNASRSTYERLTSTKSTSQSGQNAGLPKFQQAFGKTIYTLSTDGSSGVAGSTSETLIQSTSPQKANLSKAVQTSVPNAQQTNPSAGINVQSITNIPNTLQLSTGRQILNIVQSSGNNANVASNPNANQTLTQLVQSVQNAPPGVIYTHKIPVTISTTNPSQLNIIPTISHANSIPTGRTPVVKLNIIRSTTPLRQQNITGAIQAVLTTPRLQQQQQQQQQQQQQQPQQQQPPAVRTDSLIGSPIEVPNQVSSTTLEQLREFESVLEQVKERSTIQPQSHQMISTAATTTVQTQTTTQQTQEQQQQQQQQQVSVSALAQQLLMPTQQAANNDFTSNGNTINFQPDVFSQKVSLAYVNQNTGAGAAKTPNSTPVVVVTSYCQPAASPALSVTSQSSSSPCVTPAPAPIPSAGKTPPTPPSAKTVKKSAPKPVKTSATNTSKASPIPKPQQKPQEDEQTAQRIYAILDEYAEQLRNSPDLNNKPAPRRRSNPPTNPSQSSKRKKSSANKTKPIGQQNSELSPSTDDLGRTMGSEDSSSGVVHVQDSPAGFSAPEEPTNNVGNVTDANAEVRNLTNDSNDGVELNVKRRNLIFAEPGSGQPRAVIVQEAVQTSSVSVSEALASVTGKMGSTAVLVPGTNYILPMNLVKGGQQFTIVSSGSKLLATVPATVRTTGNTGVSNTLVLQSFLNQAGKIISQPTQVKQVKIPTLQTLSGSQALTTAQNVQTASMVIPQTGNTGQFAGDAATEKSNIIGDLTMTKSDAVTGGVAVEPATNAIVVNKSNSAIGLIQRNLNEVSENQQICGVITSNPNLTLQGTRLFNSSIHKLSTPAGLKSDNVVCLTPTATIAHTPEKKSPQESQVHNEKPISIQPGATIALAFATQPDVSMLNDAPQQQQQKDTKEVSTEIIAGSKIISPKTVKRKIDDAMDTMSTIAVGQSSKQSGGIDNAAQFLVTGGPSSSDSQESPVQQSNEGIDVACKVGNGLLYGNARLQEAWEPEGKVSPDTPWRYVPASTNSLNMEPLNSRYSDNSENVQSVLQIINKGQGIEMASGQIYQTNTKKYFMNHTLEPFQQYSNKSNAMKTPLNPRLDRELLQQKMERKAAATEREMRLQKSLSDECEDLGVDEPSTSDLFPEADLLFDTNHSPSFDHSSQDASCSQPLGMKSYSGSYFRSLDSSSGSRDASPVADFKLNERRRTTTSQRTRSLTTDSSKRSKRNKAEDLHLENPAKHMRLTLDNLSQDDASNSNSDISRLSPTNLGSLENDSLKDIDRAKIASRNGSKEGSPSRVSNIPSNMKLDIDLDSESLPPTINVNNASAASSGDESLTLLSGTTADVTIPSPLSPIAGPMLSTHKYTYTNKKRIPSKVTRMDYLSWESPMSERTRSSSDEEDSSISESIGSQPEENALSNGLDDSVQSLKSLTSERRCNYLKKKDKVQVNTRVMLNRSDHHKGSFSKRIKANESLQDSMIVSSDKASEPSDDEGSNIALVEPDCRARRSSLRGHVKKGCACCNGSPERPKKKSVKSDHSRLKKRLSSKQVGKKR